A region of Bradyrhizobium sp. SZCCHNS1050 DNA encodes the following proteins:
- a CDS encoding VOC family protein → MTNDLNDAADIERRTMLRAASAAVITGLAASSVAAVSTTAAQGAGASDGARDDAPLGARLQGVQHFGLTVQNMERAYEFYTQVLGGTEVFRHGDFQGDGVQNTLLADQEIEANSRSVNPRTIGVPDLRSGAQRLDVRFIQFDNMVLELLQYRESDQPMGSAVSFAEPVQHMSPAFPRMMHICFYVRDEVDFNKFIADLEAESAKRGMTQVRANRTVRVRTEAERKAAPRSANTNRVTEEPSNGWELIYCKGPEGEQLEFVKALGPVKQRFSEALAKRQQTITR, encoded by the coding sequence ATGACCAACGATTTGAACGATGCCGCCGACATTGAACGCCGGACCATGCTTCGTGCCGCCAGCGCTGCTGTGATCACCGGACTTGCAGCGAGCAGTGTTGCTGCGGTCAGCACCACCGCCGCTCAAGGCGCCGGCGCGTCAGACGGTGCGCGGGACGATGCTCCGCTGGGCGCGCGGCTGCAGGGCGTGCAGCATTTCGGCCTGACGGTCCAGAACATGGAGCGCGCCTACGAGTTCTACACCCAGGTTCTCGGCGGCACGGAGGTCTTTCGCCACGGCGATTTCCAGGGCGACGGCGTGCAGAACACCCTGCTCGCCGATCAGGAGATCGAGGCGAACAGCCGTAGCGTCAATCCGCGGACGATCGGCGTTCCGGACCTGCGCAGCGGCGCCCAGCGGCTCGACGTCCGTTTCATCCAGTTCGACAACATGGTGCTGGAACTGTTGCAGTATCGCGAGTCCGACCAGCCGATGGGCAGCGCCGTCAGCTTCGCCGAGCCGGTGCAGCACATGAGCCCCGCCTTCCCGCGCATGATGCACATCTGCTTCTACGTGCGTGACGAGGTCGACTTCAACAAGTTCATCGCCGACCTCGAGGCAGAATCCGCCAAGCGCGGCATGACGCAGGTCAGGGCCAACCGCACCGTGCGGGTGCGGACCGAGGCCGAGCGCAAGGCCGCGCCGCGCAGCGCCAACACCAACCGGGTGACCGAGGAGCCGTCGAACGGCTGGGAGCTGATCTATTGCAAGGGACCGGAGGGCGAGCAGCTCGAATTCGTCAAGGCGCTCGGCCCGGTCAAGCAGCGATTCAGCGAGGCGCTCGCCAAGCGCCAGCAGACCATCACGCGCTGA
- a CDS encoding aldo/keto reductase, with amino-acid sequence MSLKTILPGKLGFGAAPLGNMFRDIPEDEALATVSAAWDSGIRYFDTAPFYGAGLAELRLGTALAGRPRADYVISTKVGRLILDEIEDVNARDLGEKGGVFKHGRPNRIVNDYSADATLRSIEDSLKRLRLDRIDIVFVHDVAQDFYGDDWLGVFDTARKGAFKALDRLRDEGVIRAWGLGVNRVEPIELLLALDAPRPNGCLLAGRYTLLDHTQALQRLMPMVAEHELGLIVGGPYSSGALVGGPNFEYAPAPAEIIEKVARIKAIADRHRISMKAAGLQFALANPAVAAVIPGASRPDRIAADHAALAEVIPTEFWSELRAACLIHPDAPLPETN; translated from the coding sequence ATGTCACTCAAGACCATCCTGCCCGGCAAACTGGGCTTCGGCGCCGCACCGCTCGGCAACATGTTCCGCGACATTCCCGAAGACGAAGCGCTGGCCACGGTGAGCGCCGCATGGGACAGCGGCATCCGCTATTTCGACACCGCGCCGTTCTACGGCGCTGGCCTCGCCGAGTTGCGCCTCGGCACGGCGCTCGCTGGGCGACCGCGGGCCGACTATGTCATCAGCACCAAGGTGGGCCGTCTGATCCTCGACGAGATCGAGGACGTGAACGCGCGTGACCTCGGCGAGAAGGGCGGCGTGTTCAAGCATGGACGTCCGAACAGGATCGTCAACGACTACTCGGCCGACGCAACGCTGCGCTCGATCGAGGACAGCCTGAAGCGGCTGCGCCTCGACCGTATCGATATCGTCTTCGTTCACGACGTCGCGCAGGACTTCTACGGCGACGATTGGCTCGGCGTGTTCGATACCGCGCGCAAAGGGGCGTTCAAGGCGCTCGACCGGCTGCGCGACGAGGGCGTGATCAGGGCATGGGGGCTCGGCGTCAACCGGGTCGAGCCGATCGAACTGCTGCTCGCCCTCGATGCGCCCCGCCCCAATGGCTGCCTGCTGGCGGGCCGCTACACGCTGCTCGACCATACCCAGGCGTTGCAGCGGCTGATGCCGATGGTGGCCGAGCACGAGCTCGGACTCATCGTCGGCGGCCCCTATAGTTCCGGGGCGCTCGTTGGCGGTCCGAACTTCGAATACGCGCCGGCTCCAGCTGAGATCATCGAGAAGGTGGCACGGATCAAGGCCATCGCCGATCGCCATCGCATCAGCATGAAGGCGGCCGGCCTGCAGTTCGCGCTCGCTAATCCCGCCGTTGCGGCTGTCATTCCCGGAGCAAGCCGCCCCGACCGTATCGCGGCCGATCATGCCGCGCTCGCGGAAGTCATTCCTACCGAGTTCTGGAGCGAGCTGCGCGCCGCCTGCCTCATCCATCCGGATGCTCCGCTCCCGGAGACGAACTAA
- a CDS encoding AraC family transcriptional regulator produces the protein MPLPTHGDEKYRNSEKLAEAKDWQHLGIEHRKFEAGRQETPVPICNELVLLLAGGGIVSRTGNGEAQTSLARPGMTYLVPVGTQESRLELSDRMECLHLYLPPALIDHSALADFDVDPDKVEIVYADGLADQVIFQICSPLRDLLYRPRQPTDALFVEGIQTALAAHLIGCYTIDRWRPPERSPSLDPRRLQRVIDFIEASLGTDIRLDELAAQACLSPFHFSRLFREATGLSPHRYVTDRRVQAARHELAHNDAPLVQIALDFGFGSQANFTRVFRKATGLTPGQYRELCCGSSLAKSGRRALDRRTDCP, from the coding sequence ATGCCGCTCCCTACGCATGGGGATGAGAAATATCGGAACAGTGAGAAGCTCGCGGAAGCCAAGGATTGGCAACACCTCGGCATCGAGCATCGCAAGTTCGAGGCCGGTCGTCAGGAGACGCCCGTTCCGATCTGCAACGAACTCGTGCTGCTGCTTGCAGGTGGAGGCATCGTCTCGCGCACCGGCAATGGCGAAGCACAGACGAGTCTCGCCCGGCCGGGCATGACCTATCTCGTTCCGGTCGGCACGCAGGAGAGCCGTCTCGAGTTGTCGGACCGGATGGAGTGCCTGCATCTCTATCTTCCTCCAGCCCTCATTGATCACAGTGCGCTTGCCGATTTCGATGTCGATCCGGACAAGGTCGAGATCGTCTATGCCGACGGCCTCGCGGACCAAGTGATCTTCCAGATCTGCTCGCCGCTGCGCGATTTGTTGTATCGGCCGCGCCAGCCGACCGACGCGCTGTTTGTCGAGGGCATCCAGACTGCGCTTGCGGCCCATCTCATCGGCTGTTACACGATCGATCGCTGGCGGCCGCCCGAGAGATCGCCTTCGCTCGATCCGCGACGGCTGCAACGTGTGATCGACTTCATCGAAGCTTCGCTTGGCACCGATATCCGGCTCGACGAGCTTGCCGCGCAGGCCTGTCTCAGCCCGTTCCATTTCTCGCGCCTGTTTCGCGAGGCGACCGGCCTATCGCCGCATCGCTACGTCACCGATCGCCGAGTCCAGGCGGCGCGGCATGAGCTGGCGCACAACGACGCACCGCTGGTCCAGATCGCGCTCGACTTCGGCTTCGGATCGCAAGCCAATTTCACGCGCGTCTTTCGCAAGGCCACCGGCTTGACGCCCGGACAATATCGCGAGTTGTGCTGCGGCTCCTCGCTAGCGAAGTCGGGTCGTCGCGCACTCGATCGGCGCACAGATTGTCCATAA
- a CDS encoding (2Fe-2S)-binding protein, producing MIEFTVNGTKRQVDVTPDMPLLWVLRDELGITSAKYGCGVAQCGACTVHIDGLAVRSCQSRIGDLAGKSVVTLDGVDGRDQHPVVQAWIEHQVPQCGYCQTGQIMQAISLLDLIPKPTDEQIDQVMSGNLCRCGTYPRIRAAIHAAAAKKMAEK from the coding sequence ATGATCGAGTTCACGGTCAATGGAACTAAGCGTCAGGTCGACGTCACTCCCGACATGCCTTTGCTTTGGGTGCTCAGGGATGAGCTTGGGATCACAAGTGCCAAATATGGCTGCGGCGTCGCGCAGTGCGGCGCGTGTACGGTTCACATCGACGGCTTGGCGGTCCGCTCCTGTCAGTCGCGGATCGGCGATCTCGCCGGCAAGTCGGTCGTCACGCTCGACGGCGTCGACGGACGCGATCAGCATCCGGTCGTGCAGGCCTGGATCGAGCATCAGGTGCCGCAATGCGGCTACTGCCAGACCGGGCAGATCATGCAGGCGATTTCGCTGCTGGACCTGATCCCTAAGCCGACCGACGAACAGATCGACCAGGTCATGTCCGGCAATCTTTGCCGCTGCGGCACCTATCCTCGTATTCGCGCCGCGATTCACGCGGCGGCCGCAAAGAAGATGGCGGAGAAGTAA